The DNA segment AGGCACCAGGTGAAGACGCGAGGCGATGTGGTCGCGGAGCTCCTCGTAGGCAGGCGGCGGCCCTTCGAACACGGTCGTCGAGGCGACGTGCATGTGGGCGGGGCCGTCCTCCAGGTGGAGGAAGGAGGCGTCCAGCCCGCTGAGCCTGTCCCCGTGGGCCACGAACCGAATCTTCTCAGAACAGATGCGGGGTGCGCGGCTGGTCCTCGGCCACGGCCATGAGGCCGCCCACGCCTACGCCCAGCAACCTCACGGGAGCGTCGAGGTGGAACTCGGCCAGCAGCTCGCGCGCCACGGAGCGCACCCGGTCCGCCTGGCGCGTGGGAGTCTCGATGGTTCGCGAGCGAGTGTGGGTGCGGAACGGGCGCAGGCGGATCTTGAGCGTCACCGTGCGTCCCGCGTAGCCGCTCTCGGCGAGCCCGCGGCATAGTGAGTCGGCAAGGCGATCCAGGGTGTCGCCCAGGAGCTTCCGGTCCGAGACGTCGGAAGGAAAGGTCGTCTCGCGACTCTCCGACTTTGGCTCGCGCTCGGTGACCAGGGGACGATCGTCGTGGCCGCGAGCGCGGTCGCGCAGCTCGAGGCCCTGTCGAGGGCCGAAGGCCTGGTCCAGCACCGCGCCCTCGGCGCCGGCGAGCTCGGCCACCGTGCGAATTCCCAGCGCGGCGAGCCGCTCCGTCGTGCGCGGCCCAACGCCCGGGATCAGGGTCGCCGGGCGCTCGCCGACCGCAGCCGGCATCTGCTCCGGCTCCAGCACGGCGAGGCCATCCGGCTTTTCGAGATCGGAGGCGATCTTGGCGAGCAGCTTGTTGGGCGCCAGGCCCACCGAGCAGACCAGCCGGGTTTCGGCGCGAACCTCGCGTTTGAGCTGCCGGGCGCGGGCCTTCGGCGCCGGGCAATCCGAGAGGTCCAGATACGCCTCGTCCAAGCCGGCGACCTCAACCCGGTCGCTGAACCGCCGCAGAACCTCCATCACCTTGCGCGAGGCACGCCGGTACAGCTCAATGTCGCGGGGGACCAGAATCGCCTGGGGGCAGCGGCGGCGGGCGACCGCCAGCGGCAGAGCCGAGTGAACGCCGAACCGGCGCGCCTCGTAGGAGGCGGCCATCACCACGCCCCGCGCGGTGGCGTCCGTCCCCGTCGCGACCACGACCGGCTTTCCGCGGAGCTGCGGCCGGCGCAGGAGCTCCACGGAGACGAAGAACGCGTCCATGTCGATGTGCGCGTAGACGTGGGGCCAATCCCGCCAGGAAGGCATGCGGGTCAGCCTATGCGGCGGCTCCGCTGGAATGTGGGCGCGAGCCTAGGAGCGCGCTAGGTGCAGGTCTTCGAGGTGTTGACCGTCTGCGTCTTCGTGCCGCTGGTGGTCGTCCACGTGAACAGCGTCTGCAGGTTCCACTGGCGGTTGCCCGCGGGTGGATCGACGCACTTGGCACGGACGTAGGTGCCCCGGCTGATCGAGGCGTTGAGGTGGACCAGTCGGGTCGCCCCGTTGGAGACGCCGTTGAGATCGATCTGACAGCCCCGTCGGGGATCCGGCGCCGAGCAGTTATCGGGATCGGTGAAGTCGGCGCCGATGGCCGGGTTCGCGGACAGGTCGCCCTGGATCACGAAGCTCTGGTCGCCGTCGACGTTGGTCGTCGGGCCGCCGCAGTCCATCGGGCCGGCCATCTGGTCCACCTTCATCCGGATGAACAGCAGGACCTCGGAGGTGGAACCCGTGCCGTTGAAGACCAAGACGCATGCGGTGGGGGTCTGGCCGGCAAGGCTGAACGTCGCCTGTCCGTTGGAGAAGTTCGCGTTCGCGGGCCATAGCCAGGCGTTGTTGGCGGCCCCCGCCGCGGGCCCGCACGCCTGGAGCGCGGCCTGCATGGTGATGTTGCCCGACAGGTCCGCCGGATCGCACTTCGGGAGCGAGTCCGGGTTGAAGTTGAAGTCGTCGTCCCACCGGAGCTGGATCCGGTTCATCGTGTGGCTCACGCCCGTGTAGTTCGTGTGGGTGCCGAACGACAGCCGGCCGGACTTGAGCACGCTGCCTGGATTGCTCGGGGCGAACGAGAAGTTGACGCTCGAACCCGTCGCCAGGGCGAGACCCGTTACCGCGAGCACCCCGGCCGTCGCCAGTGCGATAACGGCGGCGGCCCGCCTCCGAATCCGCGTAAAGCGCTTCCTGTGGTCCCGGTGAGGGCTCCCTCCTCCAAACACTAGGAATCCCTCCTACCCGGTTTCGGCGGTGGCCAAACTCGTCGGCGGGTCCGCTGCCCGAAATCAGGTAACCGCCGGGGTGGGGGAGAGCACGGTCGCGCCACGCTAGATTGGGATCGTGAGCGGCGCCGACGCGAAGAACCTCGAAGCGATCTCGCGGGCAATCGACCAGCACAACGCCGGCTGCCCGTTCCCGGCCTCGGAGGTGCGGATGAACCCGTTCGAGATCGAGCGCCTTGGCTGGGAGGAGATTCGCGGCCTGCCGATTGTCGGTGACTCCTCGCTGGGGACGGGGCGCTTCCGGATCGTCTGCTCGCGCGACTCCGAGGGCGGGGAGCTGGAGGAGGTCGAAGCGGTCGGCGCGCCTGTGGAGGTGGCAAGCCCCAAGCCCGAGTCGGGCTGAGAGCCGCTGCCAGAGGGCCGTTAGGGATTCAGGCCAAGGTCGCTGGTCAACCGCTGGGCCTCGACGTTGAGCTGGAAGAAATCGCCGGTCAGGATCAGGATCCCCATGACGATCAGGGTTCCGCCGGCGATCCCCATGATCGCTGCGTAGTGGCGCTTGACTGCGCCGAAGGCGCCGGTCAGGTGGGAAAAGGCGAGCGCGGTGACGAGGAAGGGGACGCCCAGTCCCGCGGAGTAGACGGCGAGCAGGAAGGCGCCGTGGGCCACAGAGCTCGATAGGGAGGCCGCGCTCAGGATCGCACCGAGGGTCGGCCCGATACAGGGCGTCCAGGCGATCGCAAACGCCATCCCGGCGACCACCGGCCCTCCCTTGCCGGCCCGTGACATCAGGGCGTCGACATGCCACTCGCGGTTCAAACGCGCGACGAACAGACTGGCGACGAACAGCACCCCCATCGCGATGATCAAAACCCCGGCGACCTTCTCCAAGGCGTCCCGGTGCTCCTGGAGGGTCCGCCCGATCCCGGTGGCGGTCAGGCCCAGCAGGATGAATATGGTGGAGAAGCTGGCAACGAAAACGAGGCTGGGGACGAGGACCCGACGCCAGTCGGCGCGATCGAGCTCGCTGACGGAGACGCCGCTCACGGCCGAGAGGTAGCCGGGGACCAGGGGCAGAACGCAAGGCGAGAGGAACGAGACCAGGCCGGCTCCGAGCGCCGCCAGGATGCCGATGCCCGATGCGGGGTCGCTCTCCACGCTTCGAGCCTCAGTTGAGCGCCGCGGCCAGGCGGCGCCGATGCTCCCGAGCCAGCGGATGGTCGGCGCCGAGCTCGGTGAAGATCGCGACCATCACGCGGCGCACGAGGTCTCGCCGCTCGGGATCGTCGACTTCGGAGATCGCCTCCTGCAGGCTGTCGAGCGCCCGCTCGGGGTCGCCCGCATCCCAGGCCGAGAA comes from the Solirubrobacterales bacterium genome and includes:
- a CDS encoding DNA polymerase IV → MPSWRDWPHVYAHIDMDAFFVSVELLRRPQLRGKPVVVATGTDATARGVVMAASYEARRFGVHSALPLAVARRRCPQAILVPRDIELYRRASRKVMEVLRRFSDRVEVAGLDEAYLDLSDCPAPKARARQLKREVRAETRLVCSVGLAPNKLLAKIASDLEKPDGLAVLEPEQMPAAVGERPATLIPGVGPRTTERLAALGIRTVAELAGAEGAVLDQAFGPRQGLELRDRARGHDDRPLVTEREPKSESRETTFPSDVSDRKLLGDTLDRLADSLCRGLAESGYAGRTVTLKIRLRPFRTHTRSRTIETPTRQADRVRSVARELLAEFHLDAPVRLLGVGVGGLMAVAEDQPRTPHLF
- a CDS encoding cytochrome c biogenesis protein CcdA; amino-acid sequence: MESDPASGIGILAALGAGLVSFLSPCVLPLVPGYLSAVSGVSVSELDRADWRRVLVPSLVFVASFSTIFILLGLTATGIGRTLQEHRDALEKVAGVLIIAMGVLFVASLFVARLNREWHVDALMSRAGKGGPVVAGMAFAIAWTPCIGPTLGAILSAASLSSSVAHGAFLLAVYSAGLGVPFLVTALAFSHLTGAFGAVKRHYAAIMGIAGGTLIVMGILILTGDFFQLNVEAQRLTSDLGLNP